One genomic window of Elaeis guineensis isolate ETL-2024a chromosome 2, EG11, whole genome shotgun sequence includes the following:
- the LOC105056235 gene encoding cytochrome c6, chloroplastic encodes MEPLCLISLNKSIHCFTPKGCSRKEEKPCDQHRLQKRNVRFVVRLVSPLMSAILTLSAPSLVAPPVSFSQPVSDGRALFQKACIGCHDMGGNILQPGATLFMKDLERNGVATEEGIYNITYYGKGRMPGFGEKCTPKGQCTFGPRLQEDEIKLLAEFVKSQADRGWPNIESYGD; translated from the exons ATGGAGCCCCTTTGCTTGATTTCGTTAAACAAGAGTATCCACTGCTTCACCCCGAAG GGGTGTTCGAGGAAGGAAGAGAAGCCATGTGATCAACACCGCCTCCAGAAAAGAAACGTCAGGTTTGTGGTGCGTTTGGTCTCTCCTCTGATGTCTGCCATCCTCACCTTATCCGCTCCCAGCCTCGTTGCTCCTCCAG TATCCTTTAGTCAGCCTGTATCTGATGGCAGAGCCTTGTTTCAAAAAGCCTGCATTGGCTGCCATGATATGGGAGGAAACATATTACAACCT GGTGCCACtctcttcatgaaggatctagaAAG GAATGGTGTTGCCACGGAGGAGGGTATTTACAACATCACATACTATGGGAAGGGAAGAATGCCG GGTTTTGGAGAGAAATGCACTCCAAAGGGTCAATGCACATTTGGACCCCGGCTGCAGGAGGATGAGATCAAGTTGTTGGCAGAATTTGTTAAGTCACAAGCTGACAGAGGATGGCCAAATATCGAAAGCTATGGAGATTGA